The nucleotide sequence CGCCAtccttgtttaaaaaaaaaagtctctTTCCTGGAACATCGTTAATGAATAAGTAATAACAGGATAGAGTTCATCGATATTGAGGAGAATGGACGAAACAAATATTTATATGCAACAGTTACATAAAACGACAGAGTAGATTTGTGCTGATGCACAGATTCGAACTTACCATGCAATGCTTCTCCCTTCTCGGGATGATCGAATTCAAACGGTGGCATAACAAGAGACTGGAGTTTCACTCTTCCTCCTCGCTTGTTCTGATCACGGAGAGATTAATCAGTTGTCGTAGTTCAGAGACAATAACAAACACCTTGAAATTTGAATCTGTAACTTACTTGGTATTCCATCAGTTTCTCGGCATGGTCCCTTTCCTCTTCACTTGACTCCTTGAAAAATCTGTAATGAGCAAAAGCAAGTCAAATATACTCAAGAATCACAACACATGTATGAAAATAGAGAATAAACGCCTACTTACTTTGCGAGGCCTTTCAGCGCAACGTTGTCGCGATCGAAGTAAGCGAACAAGGCATGATAGACGTACGAATTATTGTATTCGACACTGCGAATGGAACAATGTTGACGAGATCACTGAGATTGATCTAATTAAATTTCTCATAGAAGGAATTTAAAGAACAGAACAAACGAAAGGTAAGTCAAACAAGACGCGTTTTCCAAGAACTATCAACTAACAAGGCAGCTAAGAACTCGCTCGCATTGTGGAGATCCCAGGTCATTTATCTCGAGAATGACAAAGAAATTTCATTGAAAAGATGAATGAACGATGGCAGGGAAAAAATATTACAATAAACATAAGGTTAAATGAATGAGAGAGAGAAATAGAACCGACTTGATCTGTTGATTGATGGCAGATTCGCACTCATCGGCGTATTTCTGACGGCCCAAAGACAGATCTGGGGACGTCGGAATCAGAGCGAGCTCCTTCCCGATCTCCTCCAAGGCAGCGGCCGCGGAAGCTTCGAGAGGCATGTCTTCTCGCTCGAAGGATGATCGGTGGGGAATGAAAGGGTGAGGACGCGGGGATATAAAAAGGGCGAGGGAGAGACTGGATGGGCGACAAGTGGACAGTCAGATCATTTTCAGTCGGATGCGCGTGTGGATGACTCACGATCTCCACACGACTCTCTTCCTCGGCGACCGTGTGAAAGGAATCTTTAAGCCACAAAAAATAAACTTTTGAAAACAAAAGGCAGCTCATAGCTTTTAATGCCATCCACGGTGCAAACGGAACTAATAATTCCATTtcctttttttgatatttttatctGATTTTCATATTATCATTCAgatatttcatttttcaaatattttaaaatttataattaaatatttaattaagtaaATATTTATAGATAAATTCGTTGAATATCAAATATCTTTAATTCTCTCCTTAAAAAAttagatttcaaaaaaaaataataataataaaagtaaataaGTAATCAATGCCCACTTTTTTTGGTGGCCCCTGCTACACGTCACCCACGTGCAACCAATGCAAAGCCCgtcttttttttaaatatttttttatgtattttttaaaaatataatgtgGAGAGGATCCGCATGGATGCCCTAATAAGGAAGACGTGTGGCAGCCTCGCGCTTGTTGCGAAGACAATAGCAAATGAGACCCACAGAAGTCGCGTGTTGCTTCCCAGTTGATCATGGTCTTTGTGTTGATTTACAGTGAAACAACGTTCTAAAAGAAATCAAGAAAGTAAATGTACAAAAAGATATTCGGTGATTGACTAAAGCTCACCTATAAAATTTCAGAATTCCTAATTAAAGAACTCACTAAAGttgttatttttcaaaaagtgcATTTATTTCCGATAATACGCCTCTCGCCAACTGCTTATCCCATTCCCAAAAATCAGAGCAAcatattcaaaataaaaaaaaatatttgattcggATGCATATAATCTCGACATCTCTTCGCTCTCCCAGTTCACAGAAATTAAATCTCCTCTCTCTCTATTAGCTCGTCGAAAACAATTTCCTCAAAAGTCGAAATCCTCCACGTAGATCTATCAACTCGCCGAATGTGACTTAGGATCTATTGATAATCTTTCCCTCTCCCATTCAAGTTTAGGGTTTAGTTTGACTTCTCCTTCTGTATCCCAACGTTGGTCATCTGTCTCCTCTCCTATCTTGGATCGCTGACCTAGTATTGTATTTCAACTTCTCGATCAGGTATGTTTCATATTTCTATTGTAGTCCCCATCTCTTACACATGTTTAGACTTTGCCACACTTTAACTTGCAttcctttgatttgattttgtaTTGGTTTGCATTGTCCTTAACCACCACGCTATTTTCTTGAAATCTGAAAATCCATCGATAACTTTTAATCAAAATTCATTGGTGGGCGTGACATAGagttttatcaattttaaaatcTTATAACGGGTAGACTGTATTAGACtggttagagggggtgaataatccTGAAAATAAGTTAATCGACTTTTACTTAGCAAGGATAGTCAAATTAATTAATCACaaataattaacattaaaatcaataacaaaaataaagtaagtgaataaaaagatttacttggttacaacctaggtgattgttaatccaagacaattaTAAGCTTCACTAAGAAAAATCTTCTTCGtgcaggcggagtagcctcttacaaactTTGAATGCTAAAAAAAAGCTAGGAAAATCAATACAATGATTGTTGTTAAATTCCTTACTCCATGGAGTTTTTTATAGTCTCCTGAGATGATGTTACCGTTGGCTGATGTGGCTCGGAGCCACCTCCAAAAGGATCCAAGACGCCTTTAGTGTGGTTAAAGTTTTATCCTTAGTGGCATAGTCACCAACGTCTCTGCCACGTTGAAAGGCACCTTCATGAGGATTGACGGCGCCTTCACACCTCTTCTGAAGGTACACAAAAATTAAATCTCCTCTCTCTCTATTAGGTCGTCGAAAACAATTTCCTCAAAAGTCGAAACCCTCCACGTAGATCTATCTGCTCGCCGAAAGTGACTTAGGATCTACTGATAATCTTCCCTCTCCCATTCAAGCTTAGGGTTTAGTTTGACTTCTCATTCTGTATCATGATGTTAGTCATCTCTCTCCTCTCCTATCTTGGATCACTCACCTTGTATTGTAATTCAACCTCTCGATCAGGTATGTTTCACATTTCTATTGTAGTCCCCATCTCTTACACATGTTTAGACTTTGTCACACTTTAACTTGCAttcctttgatttgattttgtaTTGGTTTGCATTGTCCTTAACCACCACGCTATTTTCTTGAAATCTGAAAATCCATCGACAACTTTTTATCAAAATTCATTGGTAGTTTCAAGCCCTCATTACATAGTTATTTAATTATGTTACACATTTAATAATTTACAATTGATTTTCCTTGGAGGCCTACTTTCAAATTTGTTTTGCATGATGCACCTTTTTGTTCAACTATGACTTCCTTCTTATATAGTGTAAATGGTTCTATTTTTACAATCGGTGATCTAATTGATATCTATTGTTCAATTCTATTTAGGAGGGCCTCGTCTAGTAGGCCATATAACAAGTTTGTATATTCTTCATCCAGGTTCACTGTAAGGAACTAAAATTATCTAGTAATATATCATGATTGAATATGTTATATTAGTTggttaattatatatttatgcACAATTACAGTCAACATCAAAATGTTTGTGGAAGACTTCCACAACACTTCATAAAAATGGATATGGAAGATGGAGGAGTTAagtatatttttatacctattGCCAGTGATAGAATACACTTTCACTTATTGTCTATTAGCACAAATACAATGACTTTTAACCATTATGACTCTCCAACATATAATTTTGAAGTAGTAGTGAGTATACGATATTTGTGTTTATGTTAGTATTTTAGTATAAATTAATAGTTATGTTTGTTTTTTTCATTTATTCATATAGGTATCTAAATTTTAAGAATATCCTCATGAGAAACTTAGTGATATTCGTCATTGTTTAGAATATTACCACTCTATTGTTGGTTCGGGTCGGCcgactggagagggttgagttgcctgaaacactaaaatacgtttctcgatctttcaactcaggttAGCAGTAATAgcataaagataaaattaaacaataagaaactaaaaaaagaggcaccagaatttacttggttacaacttaggtgattgttaatccaagccaaatgaaatctcttaaaaagtctcctttactaaaggcggagaagcctcttacactcgttaacagctcagactattgctaggaaatcaatacacaatttgttgtttctttcctaggtctaggggtctttttatagcccctggaaaacctTATACAcaagctgaaggcaccttccataggactGGAAGGCCCCTCCAGCAAAgcaaaagataaaactttatccattctGCCAACGGTCAGATTGCTTGgacaaaggcgccttccatggctggttgaaggcgccttctgccttaaGGTTgcaaaggcgcctccaactcctgttgaaggcgcctctagtagCTCCAtagctgtcacgcccccagaagagtccctgtccgagaaaatttcgatagcatctcccctgtacggcggacaatcaaaattttctacaagcactaaatactcagccacaggcggctggaataataacggtaatgaaaatcaatcaccacgcagtttatatatatatattcagcctctggctgacacaaccacgcagtaataatactctgactcgaaatcaaccctactcaactacactcgtaaagcccaaatccgatttttttctta is from Zingiber officinale cultivar Zhangliang chromosome 7B, Zo_v1.1, whole genome shotgun sequence and encodes:
- the LOC122004079 gene encoding ferritin-3, chloroplastic-like produces the protein MPLEASAAAALEEIGKELALIPTSPDLSLGRQKYADECESAINQQINVEYNNSYVYHALFAYFDRDNVALKGLAKFFKESSEEERDHAEKLMEYQNKRGGRVKLQSLVMPPFEFDHPEKGEALHAMELTLALEKLTNEKLIQLHNIAENCNDAQLADFIESEFLGEQVEAIKKISEYVAQLRRIGKGHGVWHFDQMLLH